A window of Verrucomicrobiota bacterium JB022 contains these coding sequences:
- the rmuC gene encoding DNA recombination protein RmuC produces MELLIAACVGLLGLVLGGAGAYLWATQGARQEVAALQEELITLHTTGAHLRESLQQAEARYEQARETLADRDEELGDVRTRLALLESQRRGEKQMLEEKVEELKQLREKFETTFRALSSDALKANREEFMALAKNAFSQLMQTSQGDLDKRQTAIQTMVDPMSKTLKEFDEKVQHLERARSQAYVELQQQVKALQETNHMLRGETQSLVQALRTPQVRGQWGELHLKRAIEVAGLAERVDFDVQVSTRTDEDRVLRPDMVIRLPSERVIVVDCKTPADAYLAALQTEVPEERTAQLRRHAQHVRKHIEQLSDKAYWRQVQELNPEFVVLFLPNEAFFSAAVQQDPGLIEYGASRNVMIATPTTLIALLKTVAFGWRQERLAQEAKETSDLAQELYERVVTFVGYFDDLGRSLGKSVEHYNKAVNSFEKRVSVTGRKLEHLSQKQLPDITPIDKLTSSPSLPDGTGS; encoded by the coding sequence ATGGAATTGCTGATCGCCGCATGTGTCGGGTTGCTCGGGCTGGTTTTGGGCGGGGCGGGTGCCTATCTTTGGGCCACCCAAGGGGCCCGTCAGGAAGTCGCTGCGCTGCAGGAGGAGCTGATCACCCTGCATACGACGGGCGCCCACCTGCGCGAGAGCCTCCAGCAGGCCGAGGCTCGCTACGAGCAGGCGCGCGAGACCTTGGCCGACCGCGACGAAGAGTTGGGCGACGTGCGGACACGGCTGGCGCTGCTCGAAAGCCAGCGGCGCGGCGAAAAGCAGATGCTGGAGGAGAAGGTCGAAGAGCTGAAGCAGCTGCGCGAGAAGTTTGAGACGACCTTTCGCGCCCTTTCCAGCGATGCCCTCAAGGCCAATCGCGAAGAGTTTATGGCGCTGGCCAAGAACGCCTTTTCGCAGCTCATGCAGACCTCGCAGGGCGACCTCGATAAGCGGCAAACGGCGATCCAGACGATGGTCGACCCGATGTCGAAGACGCTCAAGGAGTTCGACGAAAAGGTGCAACACCTCGAACGCGCCCGCTCCCAAGCCTACGTGGAGCTGCAGCAGCAGGTGAAGGCGCTGCAGGAGACCAACCACATGCTCCGCGGAGAGACCCAGAGCCTCGTCCAGGCCCTGCGCACCCCGCAAGTCCGGGGCCAGTGGGGCGAGCTGCACCTCAAGCGTGCGATCGAAGTGGCCGGGCTGGCCGAGAGGGTCGACTTCGACGTGCAAGTCTCGACCCGCACCGACGAAGATCGCGTCTTGCGGCCCGACATGGTCATCCGCCTGCCCAGCGAGCGCGTGATCGTGGTCGACTGCAAGACCCCCGCCGATGCCTACCTTGCCGCCTTGCAGACGGAAGTGCCCGAAGAGCGCACCGCCCAGCTCCGCCGCCACGCCCAGCATGTGCGCAAACACATCGAGCAGCTTAGCGACAAGGCTTACTGGCGCCAGGTGCAGGAGTTGAACCCCGAGTTTGTGGTGCTCTTCCTGCCCAACGAGGCCTTCTTCAGCGCCGCCGTGCAACAGGACCCCGGCCTGATCGAATACGGCGCCTCCCGCAACGTCATGATCGCGACCCCCACCACGCTCATCGCGCTGCTCAAGACGGTGGCCTTTGGGTGGCGGCAAGAGCGACTGGCGCAGGAGGCCAAGGAAACCTCCGACCTCGCGCAGGAGCTATACGAGCGCGTGGTGACTTTCGTCGGCTACTTCGACGACCTGGGCCGCAGCCTCGGCAAATCGGTCGAGCATTACAACAAGGCGGTCAACAGCTTCGAAAAGCGCGTCAGCGTCACCGGTCGCAAGCTCGAACACCTCTCCCAGAAACAGCTCCCCGACATTACCCCCATCGACAAACTCACGTCGTCCCCCTCGCTGCCCGACGGCACGGGCAGTTGA
- a CDS encoding SOS response-associated peptidase, protein MCGRFTLKCSPAQLAEAMPDWPALEARLLEKPRYNIAPTQPVVSLRCAEMGVRPADDNPPVFDVFQWGLVPGWIRETQPAQRHINARSEEAAVKPAFRGAMRHRRCLVPATGFYEWTEVDGQRQPYYFSREDGQPFALAGLWEIWLAPDGSELRSCSLLTTRASDLLADLHHRMPVILPREHHDAWLHPERLKPAEATALCRPTPAKGWQRHAVSTRVNSFRPDDARLVEPVEPIRERALDFMDQLFAQD, encoded by the coding sequence ATGTGTGGCCGTTTCACCCTCAAATGCAGCCCCGCGCAACTGGCGGAGGCGATGCCCGACTGGCCGGCGCTCGAGGCCAGGCTACTGGAGAAACCCCGCTACAACATCGCCCCGACTCAGCCGGTGGTGTCGCTGCGTTGCGCCGAAATGGGCGTGCGCCCGGCAGATGACAACCCGCCCGTGTTCGACGTCTTCCAGTGGGGCCTCGTGCCGGGCTGGATCCGCGAGACGCAGCCCGCCCAGCGTCACATCAACGCCCGCAGCGAGGAGGCCGCCGTGAAGCCCGCCTTTCGCGGCGCGATGCGACATCGGCGCTGCCTGGTACCCGCCACCGGCTTTTACGAATGGACGGAAGTCGATGGGCAGCGGCAGCCCTATTACTTCTCGCGCGAAGACGGCCAGCCTTTTGCCCTTGCCGGCTTGTGGGAGATCTGGCTTGCCCCCGACGGCTCGGAGCTGCGCAGCTGCAGCCTGTTGACCACCCGCGCCAGCGACTTGTTGGCCGACTTGCACCACCGGATGCCCGTGATCCTGCCCCGCGAGCACCACGACGCCTGGCTCCACCCGGAACGGCTCAAGCCCGCCGAAGCCACCGCCCTCTGCCGCCCCACCCCGGCCAAGGGCTGGCAGCGCCACGCCGTGTCTACCCGCGTCAATTCGTTCCGGCCCGACGACGCGCGGCTGGTCGAGCCGGTGGAGCCGATCCGCGAGCGCGCGCTCGACTTCATGGACCAGCTCTTCGCCCAGGATTGA
- the frr gene encoding ribosome recycling factor yields MDFEEIQLETLELMEGAVNHTWREFTNIHTGKASPAMVDGLKVDVPAYGTSMAIRDIAAITTPDSRTISIQPWDKSTVSPIEKGIRAASLGLNPVVRGSVIIVPVPELSGERRREMVKVCSGHAEDGRVQVRKARQKAMDSLKKLKTDGGVSEDDIKRHEKEIQEMTDKHIEQINQALKDKEAELLQV; encoded by the coding sequence ATGGACTTTGAAGAAATCCAACTCGAGACCCTCGAACTGATGGAAGGCGCCGTAAACCACACCTGGCGCGAATTCACCAACATTCACACCGGCAAGGCTTCCCCCGCAATGGTCGACGGCCTGAAGGTGGACGTGCCGGCCTACGGCACCAGCATGGCGATCCGCGACATCGCGGCCATCACCACGCCCGACAGCCGCACCATCAGCATTCAGCCGTGGGACAAGAGCACGGTCAGCCCGATCGAAAAGGGCATCCGCGCAGCCAGCCTCGGCCTCAACCCGGTCGTGCGCGGCAGCGTGATCATCGTCCCCGTGCCCGAGCTCTCGGGTGAGCGCCGCAGGGAGATGGTGAAGGTCTGCTCCGGCCACGCCGAAGATGGCCGCGTGCAAGTGCGCAAGGCCCGCCAGAAGGCAATGGACAGCCTCAAGAAGCTCAAGACCGATGGCGGCGTCTCTGAAGACGACATCAAGCGTCACGAAAAGGAAATCCAGGAGATGACCGACAAGCACATCGAGCAGATCAACCAGGCCCTGAAGGACAAGGAAGCCGAGCTGCTGCAAGTGTAA
- a CDS encoding ligase-associated DNA damage response DEXH box helicase: MKPTASLHTWFAHKGWEPKAFQREAWEAYAAGQNGLVQVATGSGKTYAAYGGPIDEWLADPQDGLAILYLTPLRAMTRDLEKALQAPAEEMGWELRVEARTGDTSSSVRTRQRQKPPHVLLTTPESLSLLLSYADAPKFFGRLRCVIVDEWHELLTSKRGTQTELALARLRAWNPTLRTWALSATLANPHDAAQAAVGVGQSYTLIQAEAERRLNIRTIFPTEIEGMPWAGHFGTQMLPHVLKHLDPAEPAILFANTRSQAELWHEAILKARPDWAPHLAIHHGSLDRDERDRVESGLKSGEIRLVVSTSSLDLGVDFSPVEHIFQLGSPKGVARLRQRGGRARHRPGVAESDLYCVPTHVLQITEFSAAREALKRGELEHTPSLHQPLDVLCQHLVTLGLQGPFEPEALLAELRTTTAYRSLTPEAFQWVLDHLTTGGRTLMAYPEHHRLTRLDDGTYIATAKLARMHRAMIGTITSDGMVTVRFSHGGTIGQVEEGFVAKMRKGDVFLFAGRLLQYVRFRDLVLQVTLAKRRRTYVPHYAGGRMPLSNELSAALRRELDAAARGELQSEELQRLAPIFATQQEMSGLPRAHEILVETCHTREGDHAFIFPFEGRRVHTGLAALLAYRLSQLTPATFTYAANDYGFELLCPSGFPFGEWLQTPDRLLRLLSRRHLLRDTLESINLAELARRQFRTIARVAGLVFEGYPTQRKSLRQLQASSGLIYDVFARFDPANLLLQQAQREVLEEQFEQARLEATLRRLQRSTLLWREVKRPTPFSTPLIADRLTAELSTEDLGARLARLTGRKQEQAAKEGE; encoded by the coding sequence ATGAAACCCACCGCCTCCCTCCACACCTGGTTTGCGCACAAGGGCTGGGAGCCGAAGGCGTTCCAGCGCGAGGCGTGGGAGGCGTATGCCGCCGGGCAAAACGGCTTGGTGCAGGTTGCGACGGGATCGGGCAAGACCTACGCGGCCTATGGCGGCCCGATCGACGAATGGCTGGCAGACCCGCAGGACGGCCTCGCGATCCTTTACCTGACGCCGCTGCGGGCCATGACGCGCGACTTGGAGAAGGCCTTGCAGGCCCCGGCGGAGGAAATGGGCTGGGAGCTGCGAGTCGAAGCGCGCACGGGCGACACTTCCAGCAGCGTGCGCACCCGCCAGCGCCAGAAACCGCCACATGTGCTCCTCACCACGCCCGAGAGCCTGTCGCTGCTGCTGTCGTATGCCGACGCGCCGAAGTTTTTCGGGCGGCTGCGCTGCGTGATCGTCGACGAGTGGCACGAGCTGTTGACCAGTAAGCGCGGCACCCAGACCGAGCTGGCCCTCGCCCGTCTCCGCGCCTGGAACCCCACCCTGCGCACGTGGGCCCTCAGCGCCACGCTCGCCAATCCGCACGACGCGGCGCAAGCGGCGGTGGGCGTCGGCCAAAGCTATACGCTGATCCAGGCGGAGGCCGAGAGGCGGCTCAACATCCGCACGATTTTCCCGACCGAAATCGAAGGCATGCCGTGGGCCGGGCACTTCGGCACTCAGATGCTGCCTCACGTGCTGAAGCACCTCGACCCGGCGGAACCGGCGATCCTATTTGCCAATACCCGTTCGCAGGCCGAGCTGTGGCACGAGGCAATCCTCAAGGCACGCCCGGACTGGGCGCCGCATCTGGCGATCCACCACGGCTCCCTCGACCGCGACGAGCGCGACCGGGTGGAATCGGGCCTCAAATCGGGCGAGATCCGGCTGGTGGTTAGCACCTCGTCGCTCGATTTGGGAGTCGATTTCTCGCCGGTGGAGCACATCTTCCAGCTCGGCTCGCCCAAGGGCGTGGCACGCCTACGGCAACGCGGCGGGCGGGCGCGTCACCGGCCAGGGGTGGCGGAGAGCGACCTCTATTGCGTGCCGACCCACGTGCTGCAGATCACCGAATTTTCCGCCGCGCGCGAGGCGTTGAAGCGCGGCGAACTCGAGCACACGCCCAGCCTGCACCAGCCGCTCGACGTGCTGTGTCAGCACCTGGTGACGCTGGGCCTGCAGGGGCCGTTCGAGCCGGAGGCGTTGCTGGCGGAGCTGCGCACGACGACCGCCTACCGAAGCCTGACGCCCGAAGCCTTCCAGTGGGTGCTCGATCACCTCACGACGGGCGGGCGCACCCTCATGGCCTACCCGGAGCATCACCGGCTGACGCGGCTCGACGACGGGACTTACATCGCCACCGCCAAACTGGCCCGCATGCACCGGGCGATGATCGGCACGATCACGAGCGACGGCATGGTGACGGTGCGCTTCAGCCACGGCGGCACCATCGGGCAAGTCGAGGAGGGCTTTGTGGCCAAGATGCGCAAGGGCGATGTGTTTCTGTTTGCCGGGCGCCTGCTGCAATACGTGCGCTTTCGCGATCTTGTGCTGCAGGTGACGCTGGCCAAGCGCCGCCGCACTTACGTGCCCCACTACGCCGGTGGCCGCATGCCGTTGAGCAACGAGCTCTCCGCCGCCCTACGGCGCGAGCTGGACGCGGCGGCCCGAGGCGAGTTGCAGAGCGAGGAACTCCAGCGGCTGGCCCCGATCTTCGCCACCCAGCAGGAGATGAGCGGCCTGCCCCGCGCCCACGAGATCCTGGTCGAGACCTGCCACACGCGCGAGGGCGACCACGCCTTCATCTTCCCCTTCGAGGGGCGGCGGGTGCACACGGGGCTCGCCGCGCTGCTGGCCTATCGACTCTCGCAGCTTACGCCCGCCACTTTCACCTACGCGGCCAACGACTACGGCTTCGAGCTGCTCTGCCCGAGCGGCTTCCCTTTTGGCGAGTGGCTGCAAACGCCCGACCGCCTCCTGCGCCTGCTGTCGCGTCGCCACCTACTCCGCGATACACTGGAGAGCATCAACCTCGCAGAGCTGGCGCGGCGGCAGTTCCGCACCATTGCGCGCGTGGCCGGGCTGGTCTTCGAGGGCTACCCGACGCAGCGCAAAAGCCTCCGCCAGCTTCAGGCTTCGAGCGGGCTGATCTACGACGTCTTCGCCCGCTTCGACCCGGCCAACCTCCTGCTGCAACAGGCCCAGCGCGAGGTGCTGGAGGAGCAATTCGAGCAGGCCCGACTGGAGGCCACCCTCCGCCGCCTGCAACGCAGCACCCTGCTCTGGCGCGAAGTGAAGCGCCCGACGCCCTTCTCCACCCCTCTCATCGCCGACCGCCTCACAGCCGAGCTCTCCACCGAAGACCTCGGTGCCCGCCTCGCCCGCCTCACCGGACGCAAGCAGGAACAGGCCGCAAAGGAAGGGGAGTAG
- a CDS encoding zinc ribbon domain-containing protein: MPLYEYTCQSCDHAFEALVQGSQSQPSCPSCGSAELAKKWSTFAPSMGSGASAPAMPPCACGNMPGMCGLN; this comes from the coding sequence ATGCCCCTCTACGAATATACCTGCCAATCCTGCGACCACGCGTTTGAAGCGCTGGTGCAGGGCTCCCAGAGTCAGCCAAGCTGCCCGTCTTGCGGCAGTGCCGAGCTGGCGAAAAAGTGGTCGACCTTTGCCCCTTCCATGGGCAGCGGCGCTTCGGCTCCGGCCATGCCGCCCTGCGCCTGCGGCAACATGCCCGGCATGTGCGGGCTCAACTAG
- a CDS encoding glycosyltransferase, with the protein MRVLLTSHGSTGDIYPMIRLGRALIDAGHECRFATTPFFREEVERAGISFVRLPPDWNQAGFAEAMRELTHAKNGLETLQKIYDEALPYADEIFQILLDNLPWADVFCLSYVFGPMGQLARMCDVPVATANFAHHVIPSSQYPPEPLPRLLLWPKIVRRPWNKLLWKIVDKFIVWRIHQAIHPAYDRNDVPLPQSFLLEPADVALVMVSKALFQPKTLWSDRFVFTGYLRWQSEPNPEIEAAVNAFCEGEKVPVLTFGSVTFEQARHVMHRFMTNWPRGKKIIVQAGWANLTFETPRPDVKFIGKVSHDQLFRHASCVIHHGGAGTTGTVLHAGVPHIIIPHIGDQWFFADEMERLGVGMELKRKKWPENLARSVRKVEASKRMNARAKKMAEILANEDGPAAAVEALEKLAREGRKPEVMDVDTGVEPETEIPLDVQPREGQASPR; encoded by the coding sequence ATGCGCGTTCTGCTTACGTCCCACGGTTCCACCGGCGACATCTACCCGATGATTCGCCTGGGCCGGGCTTTGATCGATGCCGGCCACGAATGCCGCTTTGCCACGACCCCCTTCTTCCGCGAAGAGGTGGAACGGGCAGGCATCTCCTTCGTGCGCCTGCCGCCCGACTGGAATCAGGCCGGGTTTGCCGAGGCCATGCGTGAGCTGACCCACGCCAAGAACGGGCTCGAAACCCTGCAGAAGATCTACGACGAGGCACTGCCTTACGCCGACGAGATCTTCCAGATCCTGCTCGACAACCTGCCGTGGGCCGACGTGTTTTGCCTGAGCTACGTCTTTGGGCCCATGGGGCAGCTCGCCCGCATGTGCGACGTGCCGGTGGCGACGGCCAACTTTGCGCACCACGTCATCCCCTCTTCCCAATACCCGCCGGAGCCGCTGCCGCGCCTGTTGTTGTGGCCCAAGATCGTGCGGCGCCCGTGGAACAAGCTGCTCTGGAAGATTGTCGACAAGTTTATCGTCTGGCGCATCCATCAGGCCATTCACCCGGCCTATGACCGCAACGACGTGCCGCTGCCGCAGAGCTTCCTCCTGGAGCCGGCCGACGTGGCCCTCGTGATGGTCTCGAAAGCCCTCTTCCAGCCCAAGACGCTGTGGAGCGACCGCTTTGTCTTCACTGGCTACCTGCGGTGGCAAAGCGAGCCCAATCCGGAGATCGAGGCGGCTGTCAATGCATTTTGCGAGGGCGAAAAGGTGCCTGTCCTGACATTCGGCAGCGTGACCTTCGAGCAGGCCCGCCACGTCATGCACCGCTTCATGACGAACTGGCCGCGCGGCAAGAAGATCATCGTGCAGGCTGGCTGGGCCAACCTCACTTTCGAGACCCCGCGCCCCGACGTGAAGTTCATCGGCAAGGTGAGCCACGACCAGCTCTTCCGCCACGCCTCATGCGTGATCCACCACGGCGGCGCCGGCACTACCGGCACCGTGCTGCACGCCGGCGTGCCCCACATCATCATCCCGCACATCGGCGACCAGTGGTTCTTTGCCGACGAGATGGAGCGCCTGGGAGTAGGCATGGAGCTGAAGCGCAAGAAGTGGCCCGAGAATCTTGCCCGCAGCGTGCGCAAGGTCGAAGCCAGCAAGCGCATGAATGCCCGCGCCAAAAAAATGGCCGAGATCCTCGCCAACGAAGACGGCCCCGCCGCTGCCGTCGAAGCCCTCGAAAAACTCGCCCGCGAAGGCCGCAAGCCCGAGGTGATGGATGTCGATACCGGCGTTGAACCCGAAACCGAAATCCCCCTCGACGTGCAACCCCGCGAAGGCCAGGCCTCGCCCCGGTGA
- a CDS encoding NAD(P)/FAD-dependent oxidoreductase, with amino-acid sequence MRYGIIGAGLAGTALAMLLNARGHEVVLVDRQAQPLPWLRRQEAAPFALAPAGATPAEWASRLPRGHQEMLGPWHHFPAEQTLAWLRSLGLPIQSPAASPGAQAETAASALVDLLGRELDRRGIEVRTGHNALEVATRPDGFQVWFEEGEPLIVEALVLATGTGPHRGLALAEAFGHTVQPLSPSLLALKLKDARLRHLQGQPPVEAEVRFADRPGLPADRVERGQVEILGHGIGGPAIANLTAWAAPELAGARYRFPFQINWVPQYGGQIARELSQRALHHTKGVIAEEPQAGLPPKLWARLVEAAKIGPQETWGSVDKRYLSTLVGQLTQGRFSANGYAMHKPEHTYAGGVSRDEIDFRTMGSRKHGRLYFAGELVDCDAILGGGNALLALTHAQIIAATAEQKG; translated from the coding sequence ATGCGATACGGAATCATCGGAGCCGGGCTGGCGGGAACAGCGCTTGCTATGCTATTGAACGCCCGTGGGCACGAGGTCGTGCTGGTGGATCGACAGGCTCAGCCCTTACCTTGGCTCCGGCGTCAAGAGGCGGCACCTTTTGCCTTGGCCCCTGCCGGCGCAACGCCAGCCGAGTGGGCCAGCCGCCTGCCTCGCGGCCATCAGGAGATGCTGGGCCCGTGGCACCATTTCCCCGCAGAACAGACCTTGGCTTGGCTGCGGAGCCTGGGGCTGCCGATCCAAAGCCCCGCCGCAAGCCCGGGGGCACAGGCAGAAACAGCGGCCAGTGCCCTGGTCGATTTGCTGGGCCGCGAGTTGGATCGGCGCGGTATCGAAGTGCGCACCGGCCATAACGCACTGGAAGTCGCCACTCGCCCGGACGGGTTTCAGGTGTGGTTCGAAGAGGGCGAGCCGTTGATCGTCGAAGCTCTCGTGCTGGCCACCGGCACTGGACCACACCGGGGCCTGGCCTTGGCCGAAGCGTTTGGCCACACCGTCCAACCGCTCTCCCCCAGCCTGCTTGCGCTAAAGCTGAAAGACGCCCGCCTGCGCCACCTGCAGGGTCAGCCGCCCGTCGAGGCGGAGGTGCGCTTTGCCGACCGCCCAGGCCTGCCGGCTGACCGAGTGGAGCGTGGGCAGGTCGAAATCCTGGGCCACGGCATCGGCGGGCCCGCCATTGCCAACTTGACGGCTTGGGCCGCCCCGGAGCTGGCGGGCGCACGTTACCGCTTCCCCTTTCAGATCAATTGGGTGCCGCAATACGGTGGGCAGATTGCTCGCGAGCTGAGCCAGCGTGCGCTCCACCATACCAAGGGGGTGATCGCCGAAGAGCCGCAGGCCGGGTTGCCGCCAAAGCTCTGGGCTCGCCTGGTCGAAGCAGCCAAGATCGGCCCGCAGGAGACCTGGGGCAGCGTCGACAAGCGCTACCTCTCCACCCTGGTCGGCCAGCTGACCCAAGGCCGTTTCAGTGCCAACGGCTACGCGATGCACAAGCCCGAGCACACCTACGCCGGAGGGGTCAGCCGCGACGAAATCGACTTCCGCACCATGGGCAGCCGCAAACACGGGCGCCTCTACTTCGCGGGCGAACTGGTCGACTGCGACGCCATCCTTGGCGGAGGCAACGCCCTCCTCGCCCTCACCCACGCCCAAATCATCGCCGCAACTGCGGAGCAGAAAGGGTAA
- the pyrH gene encoding UMP kinase codes for MNPEAGSPKPKFHRIVLKISGEVLKSAASGETIDADILDRVCKEIKDVFELGVQVGVVVGGGNIFRGLAASANRGVDRTTGDYMGMLATVINGLAIMDSLEKMDVPVRVMSAIEMNKVAEPYILRRAVRHMEKGRVVVFAGGTGNPYFSTDTTAALRASEIEADVIFKATKVDGIYDKDPMKHQDAVKYDEICFQDTLKQRLAVMDATAFALCQDNNMPILVFNLNESGSIRRAVMGEKIGTLVTN; via the coding sequence ATGAACCCTGAAGCTGGCTCTCCCAAACCGAAATTCCACCGGATCGTCCTCAAGATCAGCGGTGAAGTGCTCAAATCCGCCGCCTCCGGCGAAACGATCGACGCCGATATCCTCGACCGCGTGTGCAAGGAGATCAAGGACGTCTTCGAACTGGGCGTGCAGGTGGGCGTCGTGGTCGGCGGCGGGAACATCTTCCGCGGCCTGGCAGCCAGCGCCAACCGGGGCGTCGACCGCACCACGGGCGACTACATGGGCATGCTCGCCACGGTCATCAATGGCCTCGCGATCATGGACAGCCTCGAAAAGATGGATGTGCCGGTGCGCGTGATGAGCGCCATCGAGATGAACAAGGTGGCCGAGCCCTACATCCTGCGCCGCGCCGTGCGCCACATGGAGAAGGGTCGCGTGGTCGTCTTTGCCGGCGGCACGGGCAACCCGTATTTCTCGACCGATACGACCGCCGCCCTCCGTGCGAGCGAGATCGAGGCCGACGTAATCTTCAAGGCCACCAAGGTCGACGGTATTTACGACAAGGACCCGATGAAGCACCAGGACGCCGTCAAATACGACGAGATCTGCTTCCAGGATACCCTCAAGCAGCGCCTCGCGGTGATGGACGCCACCGCCTTCGCCCTCTGCCAGGACAACAACATGCCCATCCTCGTCTTCAACCTGAACGAGTCTGGCTCGATCCGCCGCGCCGTAATGGGCGAAAAGATCGGGACCCTCGTCACCAATTAA